CAGCACAATGCAGCAGATGATAAGTCAGCTTGTATTCACGCTGCAGGGCGTGGCTGACAAGAAAGCAGCTTAACTTGCTCTCTCTCCTTGTGGGAGAGGGTTGGGATGAGGGGAATCCTCTTCACTAAAAAAAGTCGCGCCGATATGGCGCATACCAAAAAGGGGTGCAATTTATAAAATGGCTAACATACCTGAGCTTATTGAGACAGTAAAAAATATGACGGTTCTCGAGCTGAACGATTTCGTGAAGGCTCTGCAGGATGAATTCGGCGTATCCGCCATGGCGATGGCTGCTCCTGTGGCCATGCCGGGTGCTGGCGGAGCTGCAGCCGCTGAAGAGGCTGAAGAGAAGACAGCATTTGACGTCATTCTCACAGGTGCCGGTGACAAGAAGATCCAGGTTATCAAGGTCGTCCGCGAGCTTACAACTCTGGGTCTGAAGGAAGCGAAGGAACTCGTAGACTCCGCTCCCAAGCCGATCAAAGAGGGCGTTGCCAAGGAAGAAGCCGAGGCCATGAAGAGCAAGCTCGAGGCCGAGGGTGCAACTGTAGAGATAAAGTAATCGTTTTCGATTGCTGTTTAATGCTCGGGCGCGGTCGCGATTGTGGCCGCGCCTTGAGTGCGTGTACAATATGGGTCAGCATTCGGCAGTCGACGGTCAATTGGCGGCCAACTACCGACTGCCGACCCGATTTCCAGACAAAAAAACTGTAAAAAATACGTGTATGTGTGCATATTTCCATTGACCACATACACCTGATACTGATATAATATTATTTCGCGTGTGAACCCAATCAGGAGGCCCAGATGAGAGAAATTCAGCACAGGACCAAGCGTACCCCTGAGGCGATTGAACTGCCGAACTTGGTCGAGATTCAGCTCGACTCCTACAAATGGTTTCTTCGGGAAGGGCTGAGAGAGCTGTTTCATAGTTTTTCACCCATACATGACTTCACGGGCAATCTGTCCCTGGAACTGTTAGACTACTCCCTTGGTGACCCGAAATACACTGTAGAAGAGTGCCGTTATCGGGACATGACCACTTTTGAAGCTCCGATCAAAGCGCGTGTTCGCTTGACGGCGGCGGAGAAGGAGGTTATCGAGAGCGAAGTATATCTCGGTGATCTTCCGTTAATGACCGAAAAGGGCACTTTCGTTATAAACGGCGCTGAGCGTGTTGTCGTCAGCCAGCTTGCACGTTCACCCGGCGTATATTTCAAGGACACTCTTGACTATTCCGGACGAGTGCTCTACTTTGCCACGATAATTCCCAGCCCAGGCGCTTGGATCGACATCGAGACTGATGCAAACGATGTCATTACTGTGCATGTTGCCCAGACAAAGAAGTTCCCTCTGACGACTTTCCTGCGGGCTTTGAACCTGTTTGAGCCGGCGTGTCCCAAGTCGGAGATGCTGCCCGCGTATGAGGCGATAGGTAGAACTTTGGCTGCCGACAAGGTCAACAAGGAGACCGGTGAGGTTCTCTTTGAGGCCGGCGCTGTCGTCGATGAGAAGATGGCCAAAAAGCTCCACTCTCTGCATTCAGAGAGTGTTGAGGTTGGGACCAAGGGTCATAACAGCGGCTCCACGACTGAAATCCTGGACATTTTCAGTATCAAGGAGACGATCACCGATGTAAGCGCAGACATGGTCCGTGGTTTTCGTCCAACAAAGGACATCAAGGACCCGAAGACGGACAAAATACTTGTCAAGGCGGGCGAAAAGATCGGTGATGATGCAGCCAAGAAGATTGAAAAATTCGCTCTAAAGCATCTTGAGGTCTACATTCCGAACCGCTATATCGATGCAACGCTCGATCAGGATCCGGCTCATGACATGGACGAAGCCTTGATCGACATATATCACAGGATCAGACCTGGTGACCCGGCGACTCGCGACTCGGCGACCAGCCTGATGAACTCGTATTTCTTCGATACACGTCGATATGACCTTGCGCGGGTAGGGCGCTACAAACTCAACAAGAAGCTGGGTTTGAACCTGCCTGAGCATGTCAGAGCGGTCACCCGCGAAGATATAATCAAGATCATACAATACATAATCGGCCTTTCCGAGGCAGGTTCACTGGTAGCGCATCTCAACACTGCGAACCTTGCAAAGCGCCTGCCTGAGCTTGAGGAGGCCGTCAAGGCCGATGCCAAGTCGGCATCCAAAGAGGACAAAGCTCTCGGCGGACGTGTTTCCCAGTTCAAGAGACATCTTGAAACGCTGAAACACATCAAGCTCGGAGATATGATAACCGAGGACGATCTCAAGGAGATGAGGCGAATGCTCGACCTTATCCCCAACGGTAACCGTCTGATCTCCGACACTCCAGCGGAGCTTTACTCCGAGACGGCGATAAGACTTGTGGCCTGTTCGACTGACGATATCGACCACTTGGAAAACAAGCGTGTCCGCTCAGTCGGTGAACTTCTTCAGGATCAGCTCAGAATGGGCTTTTTGAGGATGGAGAAGGTCGCCAAGGAGAGGATGACGAGCCTGGACCCTGAGAACGTGATCCCGCAGGTCATCCTGTCGGTCAAGCCGATATCGGCAAGCATAAGGAGCTTCTTCCAGTCAAGCCAGCTCTCGCAGTTTATGGACCAGACCAACCCTCTGGCCGAGCTTACGCACAAGCGCAGGCTTTCGGCTCTGGGTCCCGGCGGTCTATCCAGACAGAGCGCCAAGCTCGAGGTCCGAGATGTCCACCACTCGCACTATGGCCGAATCTGTCCGATTGAGACCCCTGAAGGTCCGAACATCGGTCTGATCGGTTCTATGGCGATTCACGCTAAGATAGACGAATATGGTTTCTTGCGCAGTCCTTATCGCATCGTAAAGAACGGTAAAGTCACGAATGACCTGGTCTATCTTTCTGCGGACGAGGAGAGCCAGGAGTATATCGCTCCGGCCAACACTCCTTTGGATCAGGAGACTGGTGAGATCACTGCTGCAACGGTTGTAGTGCGGCATGAGAACACATATCCGCAGGTCGCCGCGAACAAAGTGACCTATATGGACGTCTCTCCGATGCAGATCATGTCGGTAGCGACGGCGATGATCCCATTCCTTGAGAACGATGACGCAAACCGCGCTCTGATGGGCTCGAACATGCAGCGTCAGGCTGTGCCGCTGTTGCGTGGTGATGCTCCCATCGTGCGAACGGGTATAGAGGGGCGTGCAGCTCGTGACTCGGGCGCCGTCATTATAAATAAGAGAGACGGCATTGTCCGATATTCGACCGCCGAGAAGATTCTGGTCGAGGCCGAGGACGGCACGATAGATGAATATCATCTCATAAACCTCCTGCGCTCGAATCAGGGCACATGTATCACGCAAAAGCCTATAGTCAAGCCCGGCAAGCGGGTTCGCGCGGGCGAAGTGATTGCTGATGGACCATGCACAGACGGCGGCGAGTTGGCGCTAGGCCAGAACATTCTGGTTGCGTTTATGCCGTGGAACGGTTACAACTACGAAGACGCCGTTTTACTTAGCCAGAGGCTGGTTAAGGACGACATTTTTACCTCGATCCATATAGAGAAGTATGAGACCGAGGCTCGCGATACCAAGCTTGGTCCTGAAGAGATCACCCGTGACATTCCGAATGTCGGCGAAGATGTGTTGAAGGATTTGGACTCCAACGGCATCATCCGCATAGGAGCCGAGGTAAGGCCTGAAGACATTTTGGTCGGCAAGGTTGCTCCCAAAGGTCAAGGCGAGTTGACGGCGGAAGAGAGACTGATTATCGCGATCTTCGGTAAGAAAGCCGAGGAGACCCGCGACGTATCGCTGAGAGTTCCTCACGGCGAGACCGGCACGGTTGTCGACGTCAAGGTCTTCAGCCGGTTCAAGTATAAGTGCAGCCGGTGCGAGGCTGTCTTCGATTATAGTAAGAAACCTGAGCGCATGCTCTGCGAAAGATGCGATGGCGAACTGGTCCGTGAGCCTGGCGACGAACTTCCGGCGGGCGTAAACCAGCTTGTCAGGTGTTATATCGCCCAGAAGCGCAAGGTTATGGAAGGCGACAAAATGGCAGGCCGCCATGGCAACAAGGGTGTCATTTCAAAGATACAGCCCGAGGAAAACATGCCATTCCTGCCGAACGGCAAGCCTGTCGATATAGTGCTTAATCCTCTCGGGGTTCCGAGCCGAATGAACATTGGTCAGATTTTGGAGACTCACCAGGGTCTGGTAGGTAAGCACCTTGGCTGCAAGTATAAGAACCCGATTTTCCAGGGTGCAACTGAGACCGAGATAGTGACTGATCTCCAGGTGTTGGCCTGGAAACTCAGGATTGGCGTTCTGAGGGACTATGCCAAGGAACTCGGTATCGAGGCCGAGGTTGTCAGTGAGAAGCAAGTCGACTCGGTGGTCAGGCATATACTCGGCAGACTGCCCGAGATAACTTCTGGTGATTTGGGTGCCGAGGTCCAGCAAATTATCGATTTGTATAATAAGGGTGTTGAAAGTATCAGACAGCACATCAAAACATTTGACCTGGCCGAGCTTGAGACTCTTAGTATCAAGCTGGCAGGACCTGTTGCCGCGGACGATCCGCTGTCGCTGCGGGAGGCTCTTTCTGAGAGGCTCCGACGCGAAAACGAGGCTCGAATTGCTGCAAGCGGACCTGATGATGAAGAAGATTCAGAGTTAGAGATGGGGTCAGAGTCTGAGCCGGAAGAGGAACTGTCCGAGTTGGTGATTCCCTATGTAGGAAATAAAGCTCCAAAGGGCTATGACTATGAGGCATTGATTTCTGCAATTGAGGATAACGTCCAGAAGCGCATGGGTCTCAATGAGAACACCGGCAAGAGCGCGCTTTACGACGGTCTCACCGGCCAGAAGTTCAGCCAGGATGTCACGGTCGGTTACATATACATGTTGAAATTGGCGCACCTTGTCGAGGACAAGATACACGCCCGGTCCACCGGACCATACTCTTTGGTCACTCAGCAGCCATTGGGCGGAAAGGCTCAGTTCGGTGGTCAGAGGTTCGGAGAGATGGA
The bacterium genome window above contains:
- the rplL gene encoding 50S ribosomal protein L7/L12, producing the protein MANIPELIETVKNMTVLELNDFVKALQDEFGVSAMAMAAPVAMPGAGGAAAAEEAEEKTAFDVILTGAGDKKIQVIKVVRELTTLGLKEAKELVDSAPKPIKEGVAKEEAEAMKSKLEAEGATVEIK
- the rpoB gene encoding DNA-directed RNA polymerase subunit beta gives rise to the protein MREIQHRTKRTPEAIELPNLVEIQLDSYKWFLREGLRELFHSFSPIHDFTGNLSLELLDYSLGDPKYTVEECRYRDMTTFEAPIKARVRLTAAEKEVIESEVYLGDLPLMTEKGTFVINGAERVVVSQLARSPGVYFKDTLDYSGRVLYFATIIPSPGAWIDIETDANDVITVHVAQTKKFPLTTFLRALNLFEPACPKSEMLPAYEAIGRTLAADKVNKETGEVLFEAGAVVDEKMAKKLHSLHSESVEVGTKGHNSGSTTEILDIFSIKETITDVSADMVRGFRPTKDIKDPKTDKILVKAGEKIGDDAAKKIEKFALKHLEVYIPNRYIDATLDQDPAHDMDEALIDIYHRIRPGDPATRDSATSLMNSYFFDTRRYDLARVGRYKLNKKLGLNLPEHVRAVTREDIIKIIQYIIGLSEAGSLVAHLNTANLAKRLPELEEAVKADAKSASKEDKALGGRVSQFKRHLETLKHIKLGDMITEDDLKEMRRMLDLIPNGNRLISDTPAELYSETAIRLVACSTDDIDHLENKRVRSVGELLQDQLRMGFLRMEKVAKERMTSLDPENVIPQVILSVKPISASIRSFFQSSQLSQFMDQTNPLAELTHKRRLSALGPGGLSRQSAKLEVRDVHHSHYGRICPIETPEGPNIGLIGSMAIHAKIDEYGFLRSPYRIVKNGKVTNDLVYLSADEESQEYIAPANTPLDQETGEITAATVVVRHENTYPQVAANKVTYMDVSPMQIMSVATAMIPFLENDDANRALMGSNMQRQAVPLLRGDAPIVRTGIEGRAARDSGAVIINKRDGIVRYSTAEKILVEAEDGTIDEYHLINLLRSNQGTCITQKPIVKPGKRVRAGEVIADGPCTDGGELALGQNILVAFMPWNGYNYEDAVLLSQRLVKDDIFTSIHIEKYETEARDTKLGPEEITRDIPNVGEDVLKDLDSNGIIRIGAEVRPEDILVGKVAPKGQGELTAEERLIIAIFGKKAEETRDVSLRVPHGETGTVVDVKVFSRFKYKCSRCEAVFDYSKKPERMLCERCDGELVREPGDELPAGVNQLVRCYIAQKRKVMEGDKMAGRHGNKGVISKIQPEENMPFLPNGKPVDIVLNPLGVPSRMNIGQILETHQGLVGKHLGCKYKNPIFQGATETEIVTDLQVLAWKLRIGVLRDYAKELGIEAEVVSEKQVDSVVRHILGRLPEITSGDLGAEVQQIIDLYNKGVESIRQHIKTFDLAELETLSIKLAGPVAADDPLSLREALSERLRRENEARIAASGPDDEEDSELEMGSESEPEEELSELVIPYVGNKAPKGYDYEALISAIEDNVQKRMGLNENTGKSALYDGLTGQKFSQDVTVGYIYMLKLAHLVEDKIHARSTGPYSLVTQQPLGGKAQFGGQRFGEMEVWALEAYGAAYTLQEILTIKSDDVQGRVKTYESIVKGDNILEPGVPESFKILVNELQSLGLKVSVEDDRDRVIDLKDTEDELSEGHEGGVISAKRRKKVLELREDLNG